The Planococcus liqunii genome includes a region encoding these proteins:
- a CDS encoding UDP-N-acetylmuramoyl-tripeptide--D-alanyl-D-alanine ligase produces the protein MKKKIEELAKWLDIKTNFKGIEITGVSINTRTLQPGDLFIPFRGENTNGHKYVQQAFEAGAAAALWQQDEPNPPKDLPLLIVEDPKTALQEMARAYRDELSTVVIGITGSNGKTSTKDLVASVLKPYFKVQKTQGNYNNEIGLPLTILSLDEDTKFAVLEMGMSGFGEIEFLSLLARPDYAVITNIGEAHMQDLGSREGIAKAKFEITAGLETHGKLFYDGDEPLLQPFVEDFPQAVSFGFDNNNELAVTDIKATENGSSFQVSGIIDAPFSIPVLGEHQVKNTLSAILIALEAGLSEEDIRKSLKNAALTDMRMQIIPAKNGATFINDAYNAAPSSMKAALNFVRETTMKEDKWLVLGDMLELGDTEQEYHEAIQASISEDIHGVCLYGPRMKWLYEKMKDTYQGQLIWSESDYVPIVQFLEERITADSLILVKGSRGMALERVVEPFIEN, from the coding sequence ATGAAAAAGAAGATTGAAGAACTGGCCAAATGGCTTGATATAAAAACGAATTTTAAAGGAATTGAAATTACAGGTGTTTCGATCAACACCCGAACGCTTCAGCCTGGCGATTTGTTCATTCCGTTCCGCGGAGAAAATACCAATGGGCATAAATATGTCCAGCAGGCGTTTGAAGCAGGGGCAGCTGCCGCACTTTGGCAGCAGGATGAGCCAAACCCGCCAAAAGATTTGCCGCTGCTGATTGTTGAAGATCCAAAAACGGCGCTTCAGGAAATGGCGAGAGCGTACCGCGATGAACTGTCGACTGTGGTCATCGGCATTACCGGATCGAACGGCAAGACATCAACAAAAGATTTAGTGGCGAGTGTATTAAAGCCGTATTTTAAAGTGCAGAAAACACAAGGCAATTACAATAACGAAATCGGCTTGCCTTTGACAATTTTGTCGTTGGATGAAGATACGAAGTTTGCGGTGTTGGAAATGGGCATGAGCGGTTTTGGTGAAATCGAGTTTTTATCCCTGCTTGCCCGTCCGGATTATGCAGTGATCACGAACATTGGTGAAGCCCATATGCAGGACCTTGGTTCCCGCGAAGGCATCGCCAAAGCGAAATTCGAGATTACGGCTGGATTGGAAACCCACGGGAAATTATTCTACGACGGCGATGAGCCATTGCTTCAGCCTTTTGTCGAAGATTTCCCTCAAGCTGTATCGTTCGGATTTGATAATAATAACGAGCTGGCAGTTACCGATATCAAAGCAACTGAAAACGGCAGCAGTTTTCAGGTCAGCGGAATTATCGATGCGCCGTTCTCCATTCCGGTTCTCGGTGAACACCAGGTGAAGAACACATTGTCCGCCATTTTGATTGCGCTGGAAGCTGGTTTGTCGGAAGAAGACATCCGCAAGTCGTTGAAGAATGCGGCATTGACCGATATGCGCATGCAGATCATTCCTGCAAAAAACGGTGCAACATTTATCAACGATGCATACAACGCAGCGCCTTCTTCCATGAAAGCGGCATTGAATTTTGTGCGGGAAACGACCATGAAAGAAGACAAGTGGCTTGTCCTTGGCGATATGCTGGAACTTGGCGACACCGAACAGGAATACCACGAAGCCATTCAAGCCTCCATTTCGGAAGATATCCACGGGGTTTGCTTGTACGGGCCGCGCATGAAATGGCTTTATGAGAAAATGAAAGACACTTACCAAGGGCAATTGATCTGGAGCGAAAGTGATTACGTGCCGATCGTTCAATTTTTAGAAGAGCGCATTACAGCGGATTCACTGATCCTTGTTAAAGGATCCCGCGGCATGGCACTTGAACGGGTGGTTGAACCTTTTATCGAGAACTAA
- a CDS encoding MFS transporter: MKKTILLLMSVQFFVYLGFGIIIPVLPEVVVQQGYADIHVGGLITIYALASFFTAPLWGRLSDNVGRKKLILTGLAGFSLSFFLFSLFLDHLVLLYASRIIGGLFSGALYTAVTGYVADITTSEERNKYMGLLGMSIGLGFIFGPAIGGLLGAVSLSLPFTASAVLVLALMVYAGIVLKEPDRSGEAVKRKLLPQGAAMLWNYRIRYLFLFSFTVTFLLAGLESTFQLFQIDQIEITPLQLGYLFMASGFVDAAIQGGVVRRVKDGTETKWIIGAQIVTAAGLFLLPFTSNLVFAGIALSIFTAGNALARTVLVSLTSKESGGKYGTAAGMTYSMDNMGRIIGPLFFTWLLTLQSGSIYYLSGLLALLSIGLIIVYRSSAKTLQTNEKASTSS, from the coding sequence ATGAAAAAAACCATTTTGTTGTTGATGTCTGTCCAATTTTTCGTTTATCTGGGTTTCGGCATTATTATTCCGGTTTTGCCGGAGGTTGTGGTCCAGCAGGGATATGCAGATATCCACGTAGGCGGCCTGATTACCATCTATGCCCTCGCATCGTTTTTCACCGCACCGCTTTGGGGCCGGCTGTCTGATAACGTCGGACGCAAAAAATTGATTTTAACCGGTTTAGCCGGTTTCAGCCTGAGCTTCTTTTTATTTTCCTTATTCCTCGACCATTTGGTTTTATTGTACGCATCGCGCATCATTGGCGGGTTGTTCTCGGGTGCCCTTTACACAGCCGTAACCGGGTATGTTGCGGATATCACCACTTCGGAAGAGCGCAATAAATACATGGGGCTGCTTGGCATGTCCATCGGCCTGGGCTTTATATTCGGCCCGGCAATCGGCGGGCTGCTCGGTGCCGTATCCCTTTCATTGCCGTTTACTGCATCTGCCGTCCTGGTGCTCGCGCTGATGGTATATGCCGGCATCGTTTTAAAAGAACCGGATCGTTCAGGGGAAGCGGTCAAACGGAAGCTGCTGCCGCAAGGTGCCGCCATGCTTTGGAACTACCGCATCCGTTACTTGTTCCTGTTCTCGTTTACGGTAACTTTCCTGCTGGCTGGATTGGAATCAACGTTCCAGCTGTTTCAAATCGACCAGATCGAAATTACACCGCTGCAGCTCGGCTACCTCTTTATGGCCAGCGGGTTTGTTGATGCCGCCATCCAGGGAGGCGTTGTCCGCCGGGTCAAAGACGGCACGGAAACCAAATGGATCATCGGCGCCCAAATCGTGACGGCGGCAGGACTGTTTTTGCTGCCCTTCACTTCAAACCTGGTTTTCGCGGGTATTGCCCTCAGCATTTTTACTGCCGGCAACGCACTTGCCCGAACCGTACTCGTATCACTTACATCCAAAGAATCCGGTGGTAAATACGGAACTGCCGCCGGCATGACTTATTCCATGGATAATATGGGCCGCATCATCGGGCCGCTGTTTTTCACTTGGCTCCTGACGCTCCAATCCGGATCGATTTATTACTTGTCGGGTCTGTTGGCCTTGCTTAGCATCGGGTTGATCATCGTCTACAGAAGCTCCGCTAAAACATTGCAGACAAATGAAAAAGCAAGCACCTCTTCATGA
- a CDS encoding D-alanine--D-alanine ligase gives MKKRIGLLYGGKSAEHEVSLSTALAVTNALNFEKYEIYPIYITQEGEWVKGPMLEGPAQTIEQLQLAEGSSHPHDISGFLPEEAEKSLEVIIPLLHGPNGEDGTVQGLLEVMNLPYVGNGVLASSAGMDKVVMKQLFEIAGLNQTPYVYFIRREWHNDQNFWVNKVASELKWPVFVKPANLGSSVGISKAENEQELVAAVEEALKFDRKIVVEQGVAAREIEVGVLGNDVPECSVAGEIKPLKAFYDYQAKYKDGNTAMIIPAELDEDVYAELVASAKKAFKVLDCSGLVRADFFVTASNEILINEVNTLPGFTPFSMFPLLWENTGLPYPELIERLIALAIERYEDKQLLQVKMD, from the coding sequence ATGAAAAAACGTATTGGTTTACTATATGGTGGCAAATCGGCAGAACATGAAGTGTCGCTTTCCACTGCGCTGGCAGTTACAAATGCTTTAAACTTTGAGAAGTATGAAATATATCCGATTTACATTACCCAAGAAGGGGAATGGGTAAAGGGTCCAATGCTGGAAGGACCGGCTCAGACAATTGAACAGCTTCAATTGGCGGAAGGCTCGTCTCATCCACATGACATTTCCGGTTTCTTGCCTGAAGAAGCTGAAAAAAGCCTGGAAGTCATTATTCCGTTGCTGCATGGACCAAATGGAGAAGACGGCACGGTTCAAGGATTGCTGGAAGTGATGAATTTGCCATATGTGGGCAACGGAGTGCTGGCATCTTCTGCCGGCATGGACAAAGTTGTAATGAAGCAGCTGTTTGAAATAGCCGGTTTAAACCAAACGCCTTATGTGTACTTTATTCGCCGGGAATGGCACAACGACCAAAATTTCTGGGTGAACAAAGTGGCAAGTGAACTGAAATGGCCGGTTTTTGTCAAACCTGCTAATTTAGGTTCAAGCGTCGGCATCAGCAAAGCGGAAAACGAACAGGAACTGGTTGCAGCCGTAGAAGAAGCTTTGAAATTCGACCGCAAAATTGTGGTTGAACAAGGCGTCGCAGCCCGTGAAATCGAAGTCGGGGTGCTTGGCAATGATGTGCCGGAATGTTCGGTTGCCGGAGAAATCAAGCCCCTTAAAGCGTTTTACGATTACCAGGCGAAATACAAAGACGGCAATACCGCGATGATTATTCCCGCAGAACTGGACGAAGACGTTTACGCAGAACTTGTGGCTTCAGCGAAAAAAGCATTTAAAGTACTGGATTGTTCAGGCCTTGTCCGGGCCGATTTCTTTGTGACGGCGTCAAACGAGATTTTGATCAACGAAGTAAACACCTTGCCGGGCTTTACGCCGTTCAGTATGTTCCCGCTGTTATGGGAAAACACGGGGCTGCCTTACCCGGAATTGATTGAACGCCTGATTGCCTTAGCCATTGAACGTTATGAAGACAAGCAATTATTGCAAGTAAAAATGGATTGA
- a CDS encoding PH domain-containing protein → MEHQPKNQISRKGLRVWRLYGMIQTAILAVLMIGAGVLTYFFDWPQWLYAVYAAIVIVYGTLFIYLFPKIRWERWRYEVREQEIELQHGLFIVKRTLVPMVRVQHVDTEQGPILRKYDLAEISISTAATTHTIPALITAEADELRARISVLARVAEDDV, encoded by the coding sequence ATGGAGCATCAACCAAAAAACCAGATTTCCAGAAAAGGATTAAGGGTTTGGCGATTATACGGAATGATTCAAACGGCCATCCTCGCAGTCCTGATGATTGGAGCCGGAGTACTCACTTACTTTTTTGATTGGCCCCAGTGGCTTTATGCTGTTTATGCAGCAATTGTAATTGTATACGGAACTTTATTCATTTACTTATTTCCGAAAATCCGGTGGGAACGCTGGCGCTATGAAGTGCGCGAACAGGAAATTGAATTGCAGCACGGCTTATTTATTGTGAAGCGGACACTGGTGCCAATGGTAAGAGTCCAACACGTCGATACCGAGCAAGGCCCGATTTTGAGAAAATACGATTTGGCCGAAATCTCGATCTCCACTGCTGCGACCACGCATACCATTCCGGCTTTGATTACAGCGGAAGCAGATGAACTGAGAGCGAGAATTTCTGTGCTGGCAAGGGTGGCGGAAGACGATGTCTGA
- a CDS encoding FtsW/RodA/SpoVE family cell cycle protein produces the protein MHTNKSFSDRIDWPLAFILFLFFAVSLIAISSAQTSGQYLTNFVPRQALFYFISICMIAVLMYFDPEQYKKMAYYLYGLGIFLLIVLMVSPDGPGQIAEPVNGAKAWFHTPFVNIQPAEFMKTFYILALAKMISSHHEKNPLKTMKTDLILLGKILFCLMIPLGFILLQPDLGTALVFIAITLALTIVSGITWKIIAPSFGGVAIIGALLLWMTLYMQDFLSSAFGLKPYMFERIYTWLDPYSYAESGGYNLIAAMNAIGSGEVFGKGYQGRQVYVPENHTDFIFTVISEDFGFVGASAVIILFFMLIYHLTRITLQFKDTFSTYVCAGIIAMITFHVFQNIGMTIQLLPITGIPLPFISYGGSSLIGNMLAVGIVFSMKFHHRNYMFGNDKEID, from the coding sequence ATGCATACTAACAAGAGCTTTTCCGATCGCATTGATTGGCCGCTCGCTTTTATATTGTTTCTCTTTTTCGCTGTTTCTTTGATTGCCATTTCTTCAGCCCAAACATCAGGCCAATATTTGACGAATTTTGTGCCAAGGCAAGCTCTTTTTTATTTTATTTCCATCTGTATGATTGCTGTGCTGATGTACTTCGATCCTGAACAGTATAAAAAGATGGCTTATTACCTTTACGGGCTTGGCATCTTTCTCCTGATCGTGCTAATGGTCTCACCCGACGGACCTGGCCAAATTGCGGAACCTGTCAACGGCGCAAAAGCCTGGTTCCATACGCCGTTTGTCAATATCCAGCCGGCAGAATTTATGAAAACCTTCTATATTTTAGCTTTAGCAAAAATGATTTCTTCCCATCATGAAAAAAACCCGTTAAAGACGATGAAGACCGATTTGATTCTGCTTGGAAAAATCCTTTTCTGTTTGATGATTCCGCTCGGCTTTATCCTGCTTCAGCCCGATTTGGGCACCGCGCTTGTCTTTATTGCCATCACGCTTGCGTTGACAATAGTCTCGGGCATTACCTGGAAAATTATTGCTCCAAGTTTCGGCGGCGTAGCAATAATTGGAGCACTCCTTTTATGGATGACCCTTTATATGCAGGATTTTCTATCCAGTGCATTCGGTTTGAAACCGTATATGTTTGAACGGATATACACGTGGCTCGACCCTTATTCCTACGCAGAGTCAGGCGGCTATAATTTGATCGCTGCAATGAACGCCATCGGTTCAGGCGAAGTGTTCGGAAAAGGCTATCAAGGCCGGCAAGTGTATGTTCCGGAAAATCACACCGACTTTATCTTTACTGTCATTTCGGAGGATTTCGGATTTGTCGGAGCCAGCGCCGTCATTATCCTATTCTTTATGCTGATTTACCACTTAACAAGAATCACGCTTCAGTTTAAAGACACGTTCAGCACGTACGTCTGTGCCGGAATCATTGCCATGATCACGTTCCACGTTTTCCAAAATATCGGCATGACAATTCAGCTGCTCCCGATTACCGGAATCCCTCTTCCGTTCATCAGCTACGGGGGAAGTTCACTGATCGGGAATATGCTGGCCGTCGGCATCGTGTTCAGTATGAAGTTTCATCACCGCAACTATATGTTTGGCAACGATAAAGAAATCGATTAA
- the acpS gene encoding holo-ACP synthase, whose amino-acid sequence MIIGIGLDIVELHRIRRLDNRSSKFRERILTERELTEYAGLSDKRKVEFLAGRFAAKEAFAKANGTGIGEMCSFADIEIQKDEKGKPSIYFRQQEIGFVSITHTKEYAAAQVVLQS is encoded by the coding sequence ATGATTATTGGAATCGGTTTGGATATTGTGGAACTCCACCGGATTCGGAGGCTCGACAATAGGTCTTCCAAATTCCGGGAACGCATTTTGACGGAACGGGAACTCACTGAATATGCCGGGTTGTCCGACAAGCGCAAAGTGGAATTTCTCGCTGGGCGTTTTGCCGCGAAAGAAGCTTTTGCCAAAGCTAACGGCACCGGCATCGGAGAAATGTGTTCATTTGCCGATATCGAAATTCAAAAAGACGAAAAGGGCAAGCCGAGCATTTATTTCCGGCAGCAGGAAATCGGCTTTGTTTCCATCACCCATACGAAAGAATACGCTGCTGCTCAAGTTGTTTTACAATCTTAA
- a CDS encoding DEAD/DEAH box helicase, translating into MVKFSELNISETTLKSVRRMGFEEATPIQEGTIRLGMEGKDIIGQAQTGTGKTTAFGIPLIEKIDTKDGNVQGLVIAPTRELAIQVSEELYRLGQDKNVRILSVYGGQEISRQIRALKNRPQIIVGTPGRLLDHINRRTLKLDNVNTLILDEADEMLNMGFIEDIQTIMSSVPEERQTLLFSATMPDAIRRIAEKFMKTPEIVKIKSKEMTVENIEQFYVKSVEREKFDILSRLINVQQPELAIIFGRTKRRVDELAKALNIRGYVAEGIHGDLSQAKRMSVLKQFKAGKVDILVATDVAARGLDISGVSHVYNFDIPQDPESYVHRIGRTGRAGKKGVAVTFVTPREMGYLSIVERTTKKKMEALIPPTADEAVLGQKRVAMEQLQEMTEKNNLGDYRTFAAEMLEKFDAVDLIAAALKTMTKEPEDVPVSISEERPLPSRGGGGYKGKGGRSSGGGGYKGSRSTGSGRPSSSRSGSGAGRRREGGSGSGAGRPGRTRRHEG; encoded by the coding sequence TTGGTAAAATTTTCAGAGTTAAATATTAGCGAAACAACTTTAAAGTCCGTACGACGCATGGGGTTTGAAGAAGCAACACCAATCCAGGAAGGTACGATCCGTCTTGGCATGGAAGGCAAGGACATTATCGGGCAAGCACAGACTGGTACTGGTAAAACAACTGCTTTCGGTATTCCGTTGATTGAAAAAATCGACACTAAAGATGGCAACGTCCAAGGTTTAGTTATCGCACCGACACGCGAATTGGCTATCCAAGTTTCTGAAGAACTTTACAGACTGGGCCAAGATAAAAACGTGCGCATCCTTTCAGTATACGGTGGCCAAGAAATTAGCCGTCAAATCCGTGCACTTAAAAACCGCCCACAAATTATCGTTGGTACACCTGGACGTCTTTTGGATCACATCAACCGCCGTACGCTTAAATTGGACAATGTAAACACATTGATCCTTGACGAAGCGGACGAAATGTTGAACATGGGCTTCATCGAAGACATCCAAACAATCATGTCAAGCGTTCCAGAAGAGCGCCAGACTTTGTTGTTCTCAGCAACTATGCCGGATGCAATCCGCCGCATTGCAGAGAAATTCATGAAGACTCCAGAAATCGTAAAAATCAAATCAAAAGAAATGACTGTTGAAAACATCGAGCAGTTCTATGTTAAATCGGTAGAACGCGAAAAATTCGACATCCTTTCACGCCTAATCAACGTTCAACAACCGGAACTTGCAATCATTTTTGGTCGCACAAAACGCCGGGTGGACGAATTAGCAAAAGCTTTGAATATCCGCGGCTATGTAGCTGAAGGAATTCACGGTGACCTTAGCCAAGCAAAACGTATGTCTGTATTGAAGCAATTCAAAGCAGGCAAAGTCGATATCTTGGTTGCAACTGACGTAGCAGCTCGCGGACTTGATATCTCAGGCGTATCACATGTATACAACTTTGATATTCCACAAGATCCTGAAAGCTATGTTCACCGTATCGGCCGTACTGGCCGTGCAGGCAAAAAAGGAGTCGCAGTCACGTTTGTAACACCACGTGAAATGGGCTACTTGAGCATCGTTGAACGCACAACTAAGAAAAAAATGGAAGCTTTGATCCCTCCGACTGCTGACGAGGCTGTATTAGGCCAAAAACGCGTTGCGATGGAACAATTGCAAGAAATGACTGAGAAAAACAACTTGGGCGACTACCGTACATTTGCGGCAGAAATGCTTGAGAAGTTCGATGCAGTTGATTTGATTGCAGCAGCTCTTAAAACAATGACAAAAGAGCCGGAAGATGTACCGGTTTCTATCTCTGAAGAACGCCCATTGCCATCCCGCGGAGGCGGCGGCTATAAAGGCAAAGGTGGACGCAGCAGTGGAGGCGGCGGCTATAAAGGCAGCCGTTCTACTGGATCAGGCCGTCCATCTTCAAGCCGTTCAGGTTCAGGCGCTGGACGCCGTCGCGAAGGCGGAAGCGGAAGCGGTGCAGGCCGTCCGGGACGCACTCGCCGTCACGAAGGTTAA
- a CDS encoding rhomboid family intramembrane serine protease encodes MFIRTESFKQYLRLYPVVSTLIALNLLVHVLTWVPILGSRIFYYGVGSNAMIADGEWWRLFTPMFLHGGIMHLLFNMFSLFLFGPELERLTGKVRFITIYAVAGFAGTFATYLLQPLDYLHVGASGAIFGIFGAFGALLYYGRRALPQLRQIILPIIVISIIMTFLTPNVNATAHIAGLIAGFLIGLSYFHPKRIVSWKKKR; translated from the coding sequence ATGTTTATTCGCACAGAAAGTTTCAAACAGTATCTGCGTTTGTATCCAGTTGTGTCGACTTTGATTGCGCTTAATCTGCTGGTGCATGTCCTCACTTGGGTGCCTATTCTCGGCAGCCGTATCTTTTATTACGGAGTTGGCTCTAATGCGATGATTGCCGACGGAGAATGGTGGAGGCTGTTCACGCCGATGTTCCTTCACGGCGGCATTATGCATTTGCTCTTTAATATGTTCTCATTGTTTCTATTTGGACCTGAACTGGAAAGGCTGACGGGTAAAGTCCGGTTTATCACCATTTATGCAGTAGCCGGATTTGCCGGAACTTTTGCCACTTACTTGCTGCAGCCACTGGACTACTTGCACGTAGGCGCAAGCGGAGCAATCTTCGGCATTTTCGGTGCTTTCGGAGCCCTTCTGTATTACGGACGCCGGGCGCTGCCTCAACTCAGACAAATTATACTCCCGATTATCGTCATAAGTATAATCATGACTTTCCTGACGCCAAACGTCAACGCCACTGCGCATATCGCTGGGTTGATCGCCGGTTTCCTGATCGGATTAAGTTATTTCCACCCGAAACGGATTGTCAGCTGGAAAAAGAAAAGATAA
- a CDS encoding Lmo0850 family protein has protein sequence MAKDVEVRKIVSNLSKLGIQVNITKSRVELLKALALPQAPQIQ, from the coding sequence ATGGCGAAAGACGTTGAAGTTCGCAAAATCGTTTCAAATTTATCGAAACTGGGAATCCAAGTAAACATCACAAAATCTCGTGTAGAATTATTGAAAGCTCTGGCTTTGCCGCAAGCACCGCAAATTCAATAA
- a CDS encoding PH domain-containing protein — protein MSETYYKLHPVSALINFVKGLKELIVPFLVVFGVNLFRDGGISGMFNQGWQGLIPVLIGSVVLVFVLIAGIIKWKRFVYWFEDGELRIEYGLFVKKKRYIPFDRIQSLNYTEGIFHRPLGLVKVKVETAGSGKVGQAEAELTAISREDADRIERKMEEAKRGVQRETAVESDLAAVEEPVVEEKKPVKTLYRMTMKELLVLATTSGGIGVVLSAAAVFLSQFSELIPYDAIYEEVMLFLRFGYLIVALTIFVALLIAWVISVILAIFANYHFTIQTDEDHIYLTRGLLEKKKVSVPFKRVQGIKVSQNPLRELFGYATVTVESAGGSIGDKDEKIRLFPLAKKSTMLPVLQELFPDMDWEPVMAKAPKRSVHFYYRLDFLWMVPFVAAIGYYFYPYGLFALLIVPVIVLLGIWQHKTAGYALANKQLTMQFRGFSKHTFFMMKRRVQAIDVTQSYFQRRKSLASIQSTIKSGMMGATARIEHMEKDDASRILAWYEPSDQRAANAEKSQPELFSG, from the coding sequence ATGTCTGAAACCTACTATAAATTGCATCCGGTCTCGGCGCTGATCAACTTCGTCAAAGGGCTAAAAGAACTGATCGTTCCGTTTCTGGTCGTATTCGGCGTCAATCTTTTCCGGGACGGCGGCATCAGCGGAATGTTCAATCAAGGGTGGCAAGGGCTGATTCCGGTGCTGATTGGATCAGTTGTGCTGGTATTTGTCCTGATTGCCGGAATCATTAAATGGAAGCGGTTTGTGTATTGGTTTGAAGATGGCGAACTGCGGATTGAATACGGATTGTTCGTCAAGAAAAAGCGTTATATTCCGTTCGACCGCATTCAAAGCCTCAATTACACGGAAGGGATTTTTCACCGGCCGCTTGGTTTGGTGAAAGTGAAAGTGGAAACGGCCGGATCTGGAAAAGTTGGGCAAGCCGAAGCGGAATTGACCGCTATTTCCCGGGAAGATGCAGACCGCATTGAGCGGAAAATGGAAGAAGCGAAACGTGGCGTCCAGCGGGAAACAGCAGTGGAAAGCGATTTGGCTGCGGTGGAAGAGCCGGTTGTGGAAGAAAAGAAACCCGTTAAGACGCTGTACCGGATGACAATGAAAGAACTTTTGGTGCTTGCGACCACTTCCGGCGGAATCGGAGTGGTGCTGTCAGCCGCCGCTGTTTTTCTGTCCCAGTTTTCCGAATTGATTCCTTATGACGCGATTTATGAAGAAGTCATGCTGTTTCTCCGGTTTGGCTATTTGATTGTGGCACTGACCATTTTTGTCGCCTTGTTGATTGCGTGGGTGATTTCTGTCATATTGGCCATTTTTGCGAACTACCATTTCACCATCCAAACGGATGAAGATCATATTTACCTAACCAGGGGATTGCTGGAGAAAAAGAAAGTATCGGTTCCCTTCAAACGGGTGCAGGGCATTAAGGTTTCACAAAATCCGCTGCGTGAACTATTCGGCTATGCCACGGTAACTGTAGAAAGCGCCGGCGGATCCATCGGGGATAAAGATGAAAAAATCCGCTTGTTCCCGTTGGCTAAAAAATCGACGATGCTGCCGGTCCTGCAGGAGTTGTTTCCGGACATGGACTGGGAACCGGTTATGGCAAAAGCACCTAAACGAAGCGTCCATTTTTATTATCGCCTCGATTTTCTTTGGATGGTGCCGTTCGTTGCGGCAATCGGCTACTATTTCTACCCGTACGGCCTGTTTGCTCTGCTGATTGTACCGGTTATTGTCTTATTGGGCATCTGGCAGCACAAGACGGCTGGCTACGCTTTAGCGAATAAGCAATTGACGATGCAGTTCCGAGGGTTCAGCAAGCATACTTTCTTTATGATGAAGAGAAGAGTGCAGGCGATCGACGTGACCCAGAGCTATTTCCAGCGCCGAAAAAGCTTAGCTTCCATTCAATCGACGATTAAATCGGGAATGATGGGTGCGACGGCGCGGATTGAGCACATGGAAAAAGACGATGCCAGCCGCATTCTCGCCTGGTATGAACCCTCTGACCAGAGAGCTGCCAATGCAGAAAAAAGTCAGCCGGAGTTATTTTCCGGCTGA
- a CDS encoding alpha/beta hydrolase produces the protein MKTGVLCIHGYTGGPYEVEPFAEFIEKHTDWVVEVPTLPGHGRQLNLRGTKAEHWMMATEIALRKLKRETDRVIIVGFSMGGLIAMYLALRYKVERLVLLSAAAKYISAAQLLAEMRETMADAVKGNLKDNEFFQQYKYKLTHTPPGSTAEFLKVVKMVEPHYQQIKAPVIIVQGRKDGIVPVSAAEHIYDNIGSQEKHIIHSDSGKHLICYSEDCDDWFMQVLGFMKKGAE, from the coding sequence TTGAAGACAGGAGTTTTGTGCATTCACGGGTATACCGGCGGGCCTTACGAGGTGGAGCCGTTTGCCGAGTTTATTGAAAAGCATACAGATTGGGTAGTGGAAGTGCCGACGCTTCCGGGCCACGGCAGACAGTTGAACCTGCGCGGAACAAAAGCCGAACATTGGATGATGGCAACAGAAATTGCGCTGCGGAAGCTGAAAAGAGAAACGGACCGGGTCATAATCGTCGGCTTTTCGATGGGCGGGCTGATCGCCATGTATCTGGCCCTGCGCTATAAAGTGGAACGACTGGTGCTGCTGAGCGCAGCGGCCAAGTATATTAGTGCGGCCCAGCTCTTGGCGGAGATGAGAGAAACAATGGCCGATGCCGTAAAAGGGAATTTAAAAGACAATGAGTTTTTCCAGCAATACAAATACAAATTGACGCATACACCTCCGGGATCGACAGCGGAGTTCCTGAAAGTGGTCAAAATGGTGGAACCGCATTACCAGCAAATCAAAGCACCGGTTATCATTGTACAAGGGAGAAAAGACGGCATTGTCCCAGTTTCGGCGGCTGAGCATATTTACGACAACATCGGTTCTCAAGAAAAGCACATTATCCATTCCGACTCCGGCAAGCATTTGATCTGTTATAGCGAAGATTGCGACGATTGGTTTATGCAGGTCCTTGGATTCATGAAAAAGGGCGCAGAGTAA